A region from the Gavia stellata isolate bGavSte3 chromosome 12, bGavSte3.hap2, whole genome shotgun sequence genome encodes:
- the RHOA gene encoding transforming protein RhoA — protein MAAIRKKLVIVGDGACGKTCLLIVFSKDQFPEVYVPTVFENYVADIEVDGKQVELALWDTAGQEDYDRLRPLSYPDTDVILMCFSIDSPDSLENIPEKWTPEVKHFCPNVPIILVGNKKDLRNDEHTRRELAKMKQEPVKPEEGRDMANRIGAFGYMECSAKTKDGVREVFEMATRAALQARRGKKKSGCLLL, from the exons atgGCAGCCATTCGAAAAAAGCTGGTTATAGTGGGTGATGGTGCCTGTGGAAAGACCTGTCTGCTGATTGTATTTAGCAAAGACCAGTTCCCTGAAGTGTATGTTCCCACCGTCTTTGAAAATTATGTAGCAGATATTGAAGTGGATGGAAAGCAG GTTGAGTTGGCTTTGTGGGATACAGCAGGACAAGAAGACTATGATCGACTTAGACCGCTTTCTTATCCGGATACTGATGTTATACTTATGTGTTTTTCAATTGATAGTCCTGATAGTTTAG aaaacatccCAGAGAAGTGGACCCCAGAGGTGAAGCATTTCTGCCCCAACGTGCCTATCATCTTGGTAGGAAACAAGAAGGACCTGAGGAATGACGAGCACACAAGACGAGAGCTGGCCAAAATGAAGCAG GAGCCTGTCAAACCCGAAGAAGGAAGAGATATGGCAAACCGCATTGGTGCATTTGGGTATATGGAGTGTTCGGCAAAGACCAAAGACGGTGTGAGGGAGGTTTTTGAAATGGCCACTAGAGCTGCTTTGCAAGCCCGGCGTGGCAAGAAAAAGTCCGGGTGCCTTCTCTTATAA